One window of Lepus europaeus isolate LE1 chromosome Y, mLepTim1.pri, whole genome shotgun sequence genomic DNA carries:
- the LOC133753976 gene encoding heat shock transcription factor, Y-linked-like: protein MAQVPSEVQDVSPQSGTTDSENTAEAPGWYPTIDNDLDLRSVVEENAFQALSEGPLIKRPRYTLCNSDTPEGNDFVSLTFPVKLWKIVESDQFKSIWWDENGTSIVINEEYFKKEVLERKTPFKIFETDSMKSLVRQLNLYGFRKIRQDFQRSASLTDFLEEENSIPVFSKLQFYQNPNFKRGCPQLLVRMKRRVGIQHASPLSASLVHDLDKTYLSAGEYVQSQNSSSSTQTNGERLLSTSTNLSAPPTSHRIANSNDPMTRNILTPPSTSIAPSVQFVTNQHALLNQMTTSHRHSCSTYTQAHGHILNIVTTTTSISQFQILSPVQNNYFGLMANRPAFAPRHPSLPTLVGPFSSTLTASNPWFTMPMIASRTAAAPSMSTNQPSSIYQYPNYN from the exons ATGGCCCAGGTTCCCTCAGAAGTTCAAGATGTCTCTCCTCAGAGTGGAACAACTGACTCAGAAAACACCGCTGAAGCTCCAGGCTGGTATCCCACAATCGATAATGACTTGGATTTAAGGTCTGTAGTTGAGGAAAATGCCTTTCAAGCTTTGTCTGAAGGACCCTTGATAAAAAGACCACGCTATACACTTTGTAACTCTGATACCCCAGAAGGGAATGATTTTGTTTCTCTGACCTTTCCTGTAAAACTTTGGAAGATAGTtgaaagtgatcaatttaagtcaATTTGGTGGGACGAAAATGGGACTTCTATTGTGATAAATGAAGAATACTTTAAGAAAGAAGTGTTGGAAAGAAAGACTCCTTTTAAGATATTTGAAACAGACAGCATGAAAAGCTTAGTTCGGCAGCTCAACCTTTATGGATTTAGAAAAATACGACAGGATTTCCAAAGATCGGCATCCCTGACTGACTTTCTGGAAGAAGAAAACAGCATACCCGTTTTTAGCAAG TTACAGTTCTATCAGAATCCAAATTTTAAGCGAGGCTGTCCCCAACTTCTAGTAAGAATGAAGCGCAGAGTTGGGATTCAACATGCATCACCACTATCTGCTTCTTTAGTTCACGATCTTGACAAGACGTACCTCAGTGCAGGCGAGTATGTGCAGTCTCAAAATTCTAGTTCATCTACACAAACTAATGGAGAACGTTTACTTTCAACTTCTACAAATTTAAGTGCGCCTCCTACTAGCCATAGAATTGCTAATTCAAATGATCCAATGACAAGGAATATTTTGACTCCTCCATCAACTTCCATTGCACCATCAGTACAATTTGTAACAAATCAACATGCTCTTTTAAATCAAATGACCACTTCTCATAGGCATTCATGTAGTACCTACACTCAAGCACATGGCCATATCCTGAACATTGTGACAACTACAACTTCTATTTCCCAATTTCAAATATTGTCTCCTGTGCAGAATAATTATTTTGGACTAATGGCAAACCGTCCTGCTTTTGCACCTAGACATCCTTCTTTACCAACACTTGTGGGTCCATTTTCTAGCACGCTAACAGCAAGTAATCCATGGTTCACTATGCCAATGATAGCTAGTAGAACTGCTGCTGCTCCGTCAATGTCAACTAATCAACCATCCTCAATATACCAATATCCTAATTACAACTGA